The genomic DNA GGGGATACTCTGTCCCAGGTGCAGGGCTTTGTCTTTGTCTTAATTGATCGTCATGGAGTTACcatcagcccatttctccagccccTCCAAGACCTGCCAGTTGGTATCACCTATGAGCTTGCTGGGAGCTCTCTCTGCCCCTAGTCTGAATTGCTGCTGAAGACGCAAagcagtgctgggctgcaggatCCGTCCCTGGGGGACGCAACCAGCCACCAGCTGGACCCTGTGACACTGACCATCACGCTTTGAGCCTGGTGACTTTCTAGCCAAATTTCTACTCACCTATCTAGTCTGTGTCTCACCAGTCTGTCTATAAGGATACTACCCCAGGCTGGGGCAAAGACCTTGACAGGTCAAGGTACAACGTATCTGCTCCTCTCCCCTTTTCTATAAGACGGGTCATCTCATTGCAAGAGGCAAACAGGTTGGCTGGACGCTATTTACCCTGTTAAAATCCATGCTGGATGTTTTCAGCATGGTCTCTAATTTCTCCTGGGAGGATGTGTGTCATAACTGTGCGCCGTTAATGGCTTTGGATTGCATTTTCCTATCTGTTTAAGATGATTGCAGCCAGTAGTTTTTCTAATTATTGTGACATACCATTGTTCCCAGTCCCCAAAGTTGTGCTTGTCATAGAAGGATAAAAGAAATTCCCTGAGCAAGCAAGTGGATGCTGGTGGGACAGGCAGGGCTTGCACTGCTTGCTGCCAGACCAGAACCAGCTCTTCCTTTGGCCCTGGGGAATGAGTGTCACTCAGTCCTGCAGGCATCTACTCCTCTCCTTTTGTTGCCTTTCtaccctcccacccccaaattAGTTCAATTCCAGGTCTAGAAGGAATAGGGACACCAAAATATGCCAAACTTAGAGACTGATATTTTCCCAAGTGTCACTCTTCTTTCTACaagcagcagagagggaaaagaatTTTATGAAGTGGAAACATGTATTTCGTTCTGTTCACTTCTCAGTTTCTCTATCTTTCTAAAATTAACATCGTACTTATCCAAACTTTGCTAACACACATGACAATATGAGTACACTGGAGTCCTGCTTCATTTGCTAGTAAGACTTTTATTcaatttctgtttgcttgtttctgtaTGACTGAAAACATCCATCTCTAGCCCATGcatttatatgaaaaattagcattcagaaaaaaagactgctGTGCAGCATAATGTAAATATCAAGCAGCTTcgaaaaaataaatcatgaagCTAATACCCAAGGaagtttttttgccttttgatttCTTAAGAGAATGACAGATTTTGGCAGAAATGTATTTCAAGATCTGGAAGGCAGCAAATTATCAATAGCAAAACAAGATAGTCCTCGTAACTCAGAGAAATATGGAGACAGCAAAAAACAATTATTAAGATTTTGATAATATTCCCTTTGTAAAATCCAGACTATACTGTTTGTAAAGAAACTACATGACTGGTCTCTTACtgaatattgttttaaaaattcaggaCTTTAGTCTATGGATTCTTATTGATGTAAATCATTCCTGTACATTTGCAGCTGTATGGGTTTGCAGGGTAcagctgctctttttctttggtCCTTCAGGGGTGTCGTGCAGGTGATGGTAAGGAAGTTACTCAGTAGGGATTCCCGAGTCTAGTATCCGTGTTTCTTGTAATACTGGGCTCGCGCAACCACGTCGTTGGAGTAGTCATTGTGGGTGGTGCCGATGTCCATTCTGTCATAGGTTTGGACATTACGAGCACCAGCATTGTAGGCAGAAATCCCACCTGAAATGAAACACCAAAAGAAGTCATatagacttgaaaaaaaaaaaaaagaaagaacaaagcctaaaaaaagggaaaattccAGCCTGATGTGTTCTGCCTTTACTGATTTTGAAAGCCTTCACTTATTGGGATTTCAGAAGAGGAGCAGGCGGCATTATCAGAGCTTCTCTGACCTAAGTGGGTCTCTGCAGACAGCTTACAGTTATTCTCGAATCCGccaaaacataagaaaaataccTGAGGTTTTATGTTCACAAAAACTGGCAGCTTGATGAACTTGTACCATTTACCTGGCCCAGCATAAGTTCATTTACACTCGGCTTgtttagaatagaatagaataattaGTATATCATATCCAGCAGCCTTGTAAATTCTCACTCACCCTTGAAAAGTACTGCTCTTAAAAGAGGGTTAAAACACACTCATACATTGCATTTAGTTTGTCTTGCAGCTGTGTATCTGCTACTCCATATGCCATATTGAAAAGCAGAGGTGTCTGAGGTGGCTGTGAACAATCCCACCGTGGCACCCCAGCAGTCCAAAGGTCTGAAGGAGGCGGCTTTTCCACATTGTGCAGCGCAGTTTTGCAATTCCCTGAGAGCAAACACTTCATCTCCTTTGTCAAGAGACAAGGAGTGAACTGCCGGCTCCATTCAAGTAAATCACAGAGCTATTCGTTAACCTGAATGGCTTTAGGAGGCTCCTCATGGTCAGGTAAGGAAAGATCAGCTCTTATATAGACTAGATTTCAGGTGTATAAATATTTGCCATGTGGTAGTGGAAATTCAGCGAGTGCCATactaaggaaaggaaaaataacacagaattgAAAAAGCTTGTCTTTTGCTGGTGAAACAAAAGAGAGGTGAAAAGCTAAGCAACAGCCTGTTAGAAATGTGGTTACTGAGGAACATGGGAACTAATTCAGTATGTTCTTGTCCtaaagtttttcttctctctcgGATAAAACCTGTGGCCTGTACCTTACCTTTCAGCTGTTGATCCTTTGTCCAGCGTGGGAACTTCCTCTGTATTGTCCTTATCATAGAGATAAGTATGTTTGTGCCCTGCATAAGATGGGTTTCGCTGTTCCATTGTCCCACAGGTCTATGTGAGTTTTTGTCAACCTAGaaacatcaaaacaacaaaaagaagtaATTTCCCTGCTGTAATGGATGATGTGTTCAGGAGGCTTACTTTTATTTATATGCTATTTGTCTATCAGGTTTTAGTGCAGTAACGGCAAATACCTGCattaaaccaaaaccatttccaCGGTCACCCCAGCCATTCTTCAGTATTTTGCCAGCATGAGATTCCCGGGAGATGATGCCAGCGATCACAGCCGGTTCAACGCACAGTTTTTCACCAACTCTCTTAATGAGTGTTTTATATCGATTCATAGCACCTAGGTCCCGTTCAGCAATCTTTTCTGAAGCCTTAACTCctgtaaataaaatcaaaagtaaAGATATTTGCTTAGTAATTTAAAACTCAGAATTGTCTCTCACTTTTCTCCTTCTAATACAAACAGAATTGCATCAAAATTGTGTTTTCCTCACCTCTGGGAGGAGGTAAATCATTGCGTACAGGGATATTATGCAGGCTCAGCAAGCTAGTGTGTGTTCAGCACTTTGGAAATGTGAATGATTTGGGATTATTGTGCCATGGAGCAATGGAGTCATCTGGCAGAAGAGGGATACTCACCACAGTAGGATAAACCCTCTGGCCTTGCAGTTTGGCATGAAGCCCCAGGGGTTCTAATTCTGCTTACACTGCCATAGCAATCCGTGCGGCCCTGGGAGGCACctgcagaggggacacagaAAGGCTCAAGCAGTGAAAACCTTTTGTGACTGCAAGTAAAACCCAAGGGGAGGCTGCACCCCAGAGAATATGGGCTGTGGGGCATGGGAGATGTGCGAGAGCTGCCTCTGTCACTCCTTGGGATGGAGAGGAGGCGAGGTCCTGCactgcaccctgcacccagcCGTCCCTCAGAGACCACCCCTCCTTCTGCAGGACTCACAAGGGGACCTGAGCACTCTCTCCTCCAATAGAGTCTAGCGGCAACTGAGATTTTGGGGAGCGGGACAAGAAGGTGCATCAATGTCTCCTGCTTCTCAGCCCCTGGAACTGTGTCCCCAGCTGCTTGGGGTGAGGCAGCGAGGGATGACAGACTTACCCAGGAGGGCAGCGAGGACAAGCAGCACGAGCATCGGGTACATGGGGTGGTTCTTCCTGAGCACGGAGAACAGCCTGCAAATCAGTCAGTCAGCATTGGCACACatgaatcagagaatcacagaatagtgtggattggaagggaccttcaaaggccatctagtccaacccctctgccatgatcagggacatctgcaactagatcaggttgctcagagccccgtccagcctggcctggaatgtctccagggatggggcatctaccatctctctgggcaacctggaccagtgtttcaccaccctcagtgaaaaatgaagacattaaTATATCTCACTGCTTGTTGaataaacaccaaaaaaactCTTTGTGAGCTGATGGGGTGTTTCTCTTGG from Caloenas nicobarica isolate bCalNic1 chromosome 1, bCalNic1.hap1, whole genome shotgun sequence includes the following:
- the LOC136000274 gene encoding lysozyme g-like translates to MYPMLVLLVLAALLGASQGRTDCYGSVSRIRTPGASCQTARPEGLSYCGVKASEKIAERDLGAMNRYKTLIKRVGEKLCVEPAVIAGIISRESHAGKILKNGWGDRGNGFGLMQVDKNSHRPVGQWNSETHLMQGTNILISMIRTIQRKFPRWTKDQQLKGGISAYNAGARNVQTYDRMDIGTTHNDYSNDVVARAQYYKKHGY